Proteins encoded by one window of Streptomyces sp. NBC_01477:
- a CDS encoding polyamine ABC transporter substrate-binding protein produces MEQYEPLSPPLRAAMQRSMTGGRGAMGRRTLLRAAGLGAAGAAGLTACGIPAAGRTGDSVASTDHSAQEKTVDFSNWTEYIDVSDDGKHRPTLEAFAKRTGIKVKYTEDINDNVEFFGKIKPQLSAGQDTGRDLMVLTDWLAARMIRLGWVQQLNPAHLPHAFANLEQRFRSPDWDPGRAYSYPWQGIATCIAYNKKATNGRKVTSISQLLDDSSLKGRVAMLSEMRDTIGMTLLDMGHKPETVTEDTYDAAVARVQKAVDNQQIRKFTGNDYTDGLSKGDIAACVAWAGDLVQLRIDDPDIEYVFPDAGFLFSTDNLLIPAKARHKTNAERLIDYYYEPQVAAQVSAYIAYVCPVAGVKPYLAKIDPSLATNPLILPDAAMDAKSHSFRSLSEDEDTRYEEKFSKLIGA; encoded by the coding sequence ATGGAGCAGTACGAGCCCCTGTCCCCGCCGCTGCGTGCGGCCATGCAGCGCAGCATGACGGGCGGACGCGGCGCGATGGGCCGGCGGACGCTGCTGCGCGCCGCGGGACTCGGCGCGGCCGGCGCCGCGGGCCTGACCGCCTGCGGCATACCCGCGGCCGGCCGCACCGGCGACAGCGTCGCGTCCACCGACCACTCGGCCCAGGAGAAGACCGTCGACTTCTCCAACTGGACCGAGTACATCGACGTCTCGGACGACGGCAAGCACCGCCCGACCCTGGAGGCGTTCGCCAAACGCACCGGCATCAAGGTCAAGTACACCGAGGACATCAACGACAACGTCGAATTCTTCGGCAAGATCAAGCCGCAGCTGTCCGCGGGCCAGGACACCGGCCGCGACCTGATGGTGCTCACCGACTGGCTGGCCGCCCGGATGATCCGGCTCGGCTGGGTCCAGCAGCTGAACCCGGCGCATCTGCCGCACGCCTTCGCCAACCTCGAACAGCGCTTCCGCAGCCCCGACTGGGACCCCGGCCGCGCCTACTCCTACCCCTGGCAGGGCATCGCCACCTGCATCGCGTACAACAAGAAGGCCACCAACGGCCGGAAGGTCACCTCGATCTCGCAGCTGCTCGACGACTCCTCGCTCAAGGGCCGGGTCGCGATGCTGTCCGAGATGCGCGACACCATCGGCATGACACTGCTCGACATGGGCCACAAGCCGGAGACCGTCACCGAGGACACCTATGACGCGGCGGTGGCCCGGGTGCAGAAGGCCGTCGACAACCAGCAGATCCGCAAATTCACCGGCAACGACTACACCGACGGCCTCAGCAAGGGCGACATCGCCGCCTGCGTCGCCTGGGCGGGCGACCTGGTCCAGCTGCGGATCGACGACCCGGACATCGAGTACGTCTTCCCCGACGCCGGATTCCTCTTCTCCACCGACAACCTGCTGATCCCCGCGAAGGCCCGGCACAAGACCAACGCCGAACGCCTCATCGACTACTACTACGAGCCGCAGGTCGCCGCCCAGGTGTCGGCGTACATCGCGTACGTGTGCCCGGTGGCCGGGGTGAAGCCATACCTGGCCAAGATCGACCCCTCGCTGGCCACCAACCCGCTGATCCTCCCGGACGCCGCGATGGACGCCAAGTCGCACAGCTTCCGCTCCCTCAGCGAGGACGAGGACACCCGCTACGAGGAGAAGTTCTCCAAGCTCATCGGCGCCTGA
- a CDS encoding ABC transporter ATP-binding protein encodes MTTASTAAPGDAVRLTGLSKTYGSFTAVHPLDLAVPAGSFFALLGASGCGKTTTLRMIAGLEDPTAGSVALGGQDVTALPPYKRPVNTVFQNYALFPHLDIYENVAFGLRRRGIKSIKQQVGDMLDLVQLGGFARRKPHQLSGGQQQRVAVARALINKPEVLLLDEPLGALDLKLRRQMQLELKRIQTEVGITFIHVTHDQEEAMTMADTVAVMNGGRVEQLGGPADLYENPGSTFVANFLGTSNLIEAEVTGVSGDDIQLVSAGQRLTLPAARCAAEVATGGTVLAGVRPEKITLAHRDDQDAIADGRNRVPGRIVDSSFIGVSTQYVIDSPVCPELEVFVPNVERDGRLIPGAPVVLHWNPAHTFGLDAAQDIDAGLDSDAAADDAAGDAARAKSAPARTARGGAADADQDGAAAGAAV; translated from the coding sequence ATGACGACCGCAAGCACCGCAGCACCCGGCGACGCCGTCCGCCTCACCGGGCTCAGCAAGACCTACGGGTCCTTCACCGCTGTCCACCCGCTGGACCTCGCCGTCCCCGCGGGCTCCTTCTTCGCGCTGCTGGGCGCGTCGGGCTGCGGGAAGACCACCACCCTGCGGATGATCGCCGGCCTCGAGGACCCCACCGCGGGCTCCGTCGCGCTCGGCGGCCAGGACGTCACCGCCCTGCCGCCGTACAAACGCCCCGTCAACACGGTCTTCCAGAACTACGCGCTCTTCCCGCACCTGGACATCTACGAGAACGTCGCCTTCGGCCTGCGCCGCCGCGGCATCAAGTCGATCAAGCAGCAGGTCGGCGACATGCTGGACCTGGTGCAGCTCGGCGGGTTCGCCCGCCGCAAACCGCACCAGCTCTCCGGCGGCCAGCAGCAGCGCGTCGCGGTGGCCAGGGCGCTGATCAACAAGCCCGAGGTGCTGCTGCTCGACGAGCCGCTCGGCGCCCTCGACCTCAAGCTGCGCCGCCAGATGCAGCTGGAGCTCAAGCGCATACAGACCGAGGTCGGCATCACCTTCATCCACGTCACCCACGACCAGGAGGAGGCCATGACGATGGCCGACACCGTCGCGGTGATGAACGGCGGCCGGGTCGAGCAGCTGGGCGGCCCCGCCGACCTCTACGAGAACCCCGGCTCCACCTTCGTCGCGAACTTCCTCGGCACCTCCAACCTCATCGAGGCCGAGGTCACCGGCGTCTCGGGGGACGACATCCAGCTGGTCTCCGCGGGACAGCGCCTCACCCTGCCCGCCGCCCGGTGCGCCGCCGAGGTCGCCACCGGCGGCACCGTGCTCGCCGGGGTCCGCCCGGAGAAGATCACCCTGGCCCACCGGGACGACCAGGACGCGATAGCCGACGGCCGCAACCGGGTGCCGGGACGGATCGTCGACTCCAGCTTCATCGGCGTCTCCACCCAGTACGTGATCGACAGCCCGGTCTGTCCGGAGCTGGAGGTCTTCGTGCCCAACGTCGAACGCGACGGGCGGCTCATACCCGGCGCGCCCGTCGTCCTGCACTGGAATCCCGCGCACACCTTCGGCCTCGACGCGGCCCAGGACATCGACGCCGGGCTCGACTCGGACGCCGCCGCCGACGACGCTGCCGGCGACGCCGCCCGCGCCAAGTCCGCGCCGGCCAGGACCGCGCGGGGCGGCGCGGCGGACGCCGACCAGGACGGCGCCGCCGCGGGGGCCGCCGTATGA
- a CDS encoding gamma-aminobutyraldehyde dehydrogenase, producing the protein MHHVRDVAERFDRGAQYIAGEQRAGTSGATYSVVDPAHGRTVLTYATAGPADVDDAVAAAKAALPGWAGLTPGERSGALQRLAAALDAQAEELARTETLQCGKPIRLSTEFDVPGTVDNTAFFAGAARHLEGVAAAEYSADHTSYVRREPVGVVGSIAPWNYPLQMAAWKILPAVAAGNTVVLKPAENTPLTSLMFARAATAAGMPAGVVNIVSGTGPVAGEHLVAHRDVAMTSFTGSTAVGRRIAAIAAGGVKRLHLELGGKAPFVVFDDADLQAAAEGAVAAALINGGQDCTAATRAYVQRPLYDAFVAAVADLMATVRLGDPFDPATDLGPLSSFAHRDRVAGVVDRARAYATVVTGGDDGGERFAAGAYYRPTLITGAPQDSEAVQSEIFGPVLAVLPFDSDDQGLALANDSPYGLAASAWTRDVFRAGRASRELAAGCVWINDHIPIVSEMPHGGTRSSGFGKDMSHYSFEEYTQVKHVMYDNTAVVRKDWHRTVFADR; encoded by the coding sequence ATGCACCACGTGAGAGACGTGGCCGAGCGGTTCGACCGCGGCGCGCAGTACATCGCGGGCGAGCAGCGGGCCGGCACCTCGGGCGCGACGTATTCCGTCGTGGACCCCGCGCACGGGCGGACCGTGCTGACGTACGCGACGGCCGGACCTGCGGATGTGGACGACGCCGTGGCGGCGGCGAAGGCCGCGCTGCCCGGATGGGCCGGGTTGACACCGGGCGAGCGCTCCGGGGCGCTCCAGCGGCTGGCCGCCGCCCTCGACGCGCAGGCCGAGGAGCTGGCCCGCACCGAGACCCTCCAGTGCGGCAAGCCGATCCGGCTGAGCACGGAATTCGACGTGCCCGGCACCGTCGACAACACCGCCTTCTTCGCCGGCGCCGCCCGCCATCTGGAGGGCGTGGCCGCGGCCGAGTACAGCGCCGACCACACCTCGTACGTGCGCCGCGAGCCGGTCGGGGTCGTCGGGTCGATCGCGCCGTGGAACTACCCGCTGCAGATGGCCGCGTGGAAGATCCTCCCGGCGGTCGCGGCGGGCAACACGGTGGTGCTCAAGCCCGCCGAGAACACCCCGCTGACCAGCCTGATGTTCGCGCGGGCCGCGACCGCGGCGGGGATGCCCGCCGGGGTGGTCAACATCGTCAGCGGCACAGGACCTGTCGCCGGCGAACACCTCGTCGCGCACCGGGACGTGGCCATGACGTCGTTCACCGGCTCGACCGCGGTGGGCCGCCGCATCGCCGCCATCGCCGCGGGCGGGGTGAAGCGGCTGCACCTCGAACTCGGCGGCAAGGCGCCCTTCGTGGTCTTCGACGACGCCGACCTCCAGGCCGCGGCCGAGGGCGCGGTGGCCGCCGCGCTGATCAACGGCGGCCAGGACTGCACCGCCGCGACCCGCGCCTATGTCCAGCGCCCGCTGTACGACGCCTTCGTGGCCGCCGTCGCCGACCTGATGGCCACCGTGCGGCTCGGCGACCCCTTCGACCCGGCCACCGACCTCGGCCCGCTGTCGTCCTTCGCGCACCGCGACCGGGTCGCGGGCGTCGTCGACCGGGCCAGGGCGTACGCCACGGTCGTCACCGGCGGCGACGACGGCGGGGAGCGCTTCGCGGCGGGCGCGTACTACCGGCCGACGCTGATCACCGGGGCGCCGCAGGACAGCGAGGCGGTGCAGAGCGAGATCTTCGGCCCGGTCCTGGCGGTGCTGCCCTTCGACAGCGACGACCAGGGTCTCGCGCTGGCCAACGACAGCCCCTACGGTCTTGCCGCCTCCGCCTGGACCCGCGACGTCTTCCGGGCCGGGCGGGCGAGCCGGGAGCTGGCGGCGGGCTGCGTATGGATCAACGACCACATCCCGATCGTCAGCGAGATGCCGCACGGCGGCACCAGGTCATCCGGCTTCGGCAAGGACATGTCCCACTACTCCTTCGAGGAGTACACGCAGGTCAAGCACGTGATGTACGACAACACCGCGGTAGTGCGCAAGGACTGGCACCGCACGGTGTTCGCAGACCGATAA